From Levilactobacillus zymae, a single genomic window includes:
- a CDS encoding carboxylate--amine ligase, whose translation METKNGVKFTPVLLGSDFNVYGMARSFYDLYHQPVQAFASIQLAPTRYTKVVNLELIPGFDEDPVWIETMRKLKERYANHPEPVILIGCGDGYAELISKHKAELEDVFICPYIDYDQLRQLNNKENFYKVCDQYGLPYPHTRIITQAEATSGQPIDQPFGYPVALKPANSVEWLDVHFEGRKKAFRIQSEAEFKDIVGKIYANGYTSDLILQDFIPGDDSNMRVLNAYVDQDHHVKMMCLGHPLLEDCAPSAIGNYVAIIPEYNETIYQDIQKFLEAINFTGYANFDMKYDSRDQSFKLFEINLRQGRSSFFVTLNGYNLADWVVKDYVKHSLKDAPTVYGNQDETQHALWLGVPVKVFKQYTRENADKERALKLIAAGHYGTTYRYDQDMNLKRWALIKWMEHNYTVNFKKYFAENKG comes from the coding sequence ATGGAAACCAAAAACGGCGTCAAATTTACCCCAGTTTTATTGGGGAGCGACTTTAACGTTTACGGGATGGCCCGGTCGTTTTACGATCTGTACCACCAACCCGTGCAGGCCTTCGCCAGCATTCAACTGGCACCGACTCGCTACACCAAAGTCGTTAACTTGGAATTGATTCCCGGGTTCGATGAGGACCCCGTCTGGATCGAAACCATGCGCAAATTAAAGGAACGCTACGCCAACCATCCCGAACCCGTCATTTTGATTGGGTGCGGGGATGGGTACGCCGAGCTAATCAGTAAGCATAAGGCCGAGCTCGAAGACGTCTTCATCTGCCCGTACATTGATTACGATCAGTTACGCCAGTTGAACAATAAGGAGAACTTTTACAAGGTTTGTGACCAATATGGCTTGCCTTACCCGCACACGCGGATCATTACCCAGGCCGAAGCCACCAGTGGTCAACCCATCGATCAGCCGTTTGGTTACCCGGTAGCCCTCAAGCCCGCCAACAGTGTTGAATGGCTCGATGTGCATTTCGAGGGACGCAAGAAGGCCTTCCGGATTCAATCGGAGGCCGAGTTCAAGGATATCGTGGGGAAGATTTACGCTAACGGGTACACTTCGGACCTGATTTTGCAAGACTTCATCCCCGGGGATGACAGTAACATGCGGGTGCTTAACGCCTACGTGGATCAAGACCATCACGTTAAGATGATGTGTCTGGGCCACCCGCTATTGGAAGACTGTGCCCCGTCGGCCATTGGTAACTACGTGGCGATCATTCCGGAATACAACGAAACGATTTACCAGGACATTCAAAAGTTCTTGGAAGCCATCAATTTTACCGGTTACGCTAACTTTGATATGAAGTACGACTCGCGTGATCAGTCCTTCAAGTTATTTGAAATCAACTTACGGCAGGGCCGGAGCAGCTTCTTCGTCACGTTGAATGGTTACAACCTGGCCGATTGGGTGGTTAAGGACTACGTGAAGCACAGCTTAAAGGACGCCCCGACCGTTTACGGCAACCAAGACGAGACCCAACACGCCTTATGGCTCGGGGTACCCGTCAAGGTCTTTAAACAATATACCCGAGAGAATGCGGATAAGGAACGCGCCTTGAAGTTGATTGCGGCGGGCCACTACGGGACGACTTACCGGTACGATCAGGATATGAATCTGAAGCGGTGGGCCTTGATTAAGTGGATGGAACACAACTACACGGTTAACTTCAAGAAGTACTTTGCGGAAAATAAGGGGTAA
- a CDS encoding amino acid racemase has protein sequence MQKFFTIIGGMGTMATESYLHQLNLRTPAHADQEYLNYILVNHATVPDRTTYILDHTQESPLPSLLEDIRQQSLLKPEFFTLPCNTAHYFFDDLQAATDVPILHMPRETVKEIQRQYPAAQRIGITGTRGTIADKIYEDELNRAGLTPVLPTAAIEKQTMELIYDDIKENNTVDAALFHNIVRQMVEDQHADVVILGCTELSLANEREPETKYPVADGQSILVDRTLEKALELQKK, from the coding sequence ATGCAAAAATTCTTTACGATTATTGGCGGCATGGGCACCATGGCCACCGAAAGTTACCTGCACCAGTTGAACTTACGGACACCAGCGCACGCTGATCAGGAGTATTTGAATTACATCTTGGTAAATCACGCGACGGTACCAGACCGGACCACCTACATTCTGGACCACACCCAGGAGAGCCCGTTGCCCAGTTTATTGGAGGATATCCGGCAACAGAGCTTGTTGAAACCGGAATTCTTCACCTTGCCGTGCAACACGGCGCACTATTTCTTTGATGACTTACAGGCGGCGACGGACGTGCCCATCCTGCACATGCCACGTGAAACGGTCAAGGAGATTCAACGCCAATATCCGGCAGCTCAGCGCATCGGGATTACCGGAACGCGGGGAACCATCGCCGATAAGATTTACGAAGATGAGTTGAACCGTGCGGGCTTGACGCCGGTCTTGCCCACGGCGGCCATTGAAAAGCAGACCATGGAACTGATTTACGACGATATCAAAGAAAATAATACGGTGGATGCGGCCTTATTTCACAATATCGTCCGGCAGATGGTTGAGGATCAACACGCCGATGTGGTGATCCTCGGCTGTACGGAGTTGTCCTTAGCCAACGAACGAGAACCGGAAACCAAGTATCCGGTGGCCGACGGGCAGTCCATCTTGGTGGACCGAACATTGGAAAAGGCACTTGAATTACAGAAAAAATAA
- a CDS encoding DUF1516 family protein: MWLALHFWTWVVLTLSVLLGLTRHAEKRVTQFLLLARCAYLIMIISGVVLSIRTFGHNPFLVSLKFALGIGTIALIEISFGRKMERDQTHLVYFIMGVVGLITAGLGLTLAFK, from the coding sequence ATGTGGTTAGCCCTACACTTTTGGACTTGGGTCGTGCTGACGCTGTCCGTACTGCTCGGCTTAACGCGACATGCCGAAAAGCGCGTCACCCAATTTCTCTTACTGGCGCGCTGTGCTTACTTAATCATGATTATCAGTGGCGTAGTCCTCAGTATTCGCACTTTTGGCCACAATCCATTCTTAGTGAGTCTAAAGTTTGCCTTGGGGATCGGGACCATCGCGTTAATTGAAATTAGCTTCGGTCGCAAAATGGAACGGGATCAAACCCATCTGGTGTACTTTATCATGGGGGTCGTTGGCTTGATTACCGCCGGACTGGGTTTAACGCTGGCCTTTAAGTAA
- a CDS encoding N-acetylmuramoyl-L-alanine amidase has protein sequence MKNWHHWVVRGTALVAGCLGLWLGTTTVASANTINDYIANQGYGTPTITQNIWSGFPKLKYRNNRPEGVVVHETANPNSTIYNEITYMKNNYQNAFVHTFIDASHIINIANTNYLSWGSGYQGNQRYVQFEQVEVHSKAAFASELNNAAYYTAYVLKQYGLTPQYKSTVLSHHNVSTLLGGTNHTDPDGYWSSNARSYFGTTYTMTDFMALVNTQYAKLGGTVTTQPDTNTTTDSSSSSTTTSKPHVTAAKKTVTYNHGGNNETATLANNYTNWTVYNHVKGTKGAYKIGWGRLSSDHRGTKVYVDSRGVKRGGWSGTWYRIRFAKNSGYKYWVYSKVLNFPKVTYSDASGKATLNTTTNAPLYNHVLNSTYLSKTTAHTSDFSAGTTVKVNKKGYKATDASTWYRVTLAGKTYWANENSLNF, from the coding sequence TCGTTGCTGGCTGTTTAGGGCTGTGGTTAGGGACCACAACCGTTGCCAGTGCTAACACCATTAACGACTACATTGCAAACCAGGGGTACGGAACACCGACCATCACACAAAACATCTGGTCCGGTTTTCCCAAGCTAAAGTATCGCAATAACCGGCCCGAGGGCGTGGTGGTCCACGAAACCGCCAACCCCAACTCGACGATTTATAACGAAATCACGTATATGAAGAACAATTATCAAAATGCGTTCGTCCACACGTTCATCGATGCCAGTCACATCATCAACATTGCGAACACCAACTACCTATCCTGGGGATCGGGCTATCAGGGTAATCAGCGTTACGTGCAGTTCGAACAGGTCGAAGTCCACTCTAAAGCGGCCTTCGCTAGCGAATTGAACAACGCCGCCTACTACACGGCCTACGTCTTAAAGCAGTACGGTTTAACGCCCCAGTACAAGTCAACCGTGCTCTCACACCACAACGTATCGACCCTACTGGGGGGCACCAACCATACCGACCCGGATGGTTATTGGTCTAGTAACGCCCGGAGCTACTTCGGAACGACCTACACCATGACCGATTTCATGGCCCTGGTGAATACCCAGTACGCCAAGTTGGGCGGCACCGTCACGACCCAGCCGGATACTAACACGACGACGGACTCGTCGTCTAGTTCCACCACGACCAGCAAGCCCCACGTGACGGCGGCTAAGAAGACGGTGACCTACAACCACGGTGGCAATAACGAAACTGCGACGTTGGCGAACAACTACACCAACTGGACGGTCTACAACCACGTCAAGGGCACCAAGGGTGCTTACAAGATCGGTTGGGGCCGCTTAAGTAGCGATCACCGGGGCACCAAGGTTTACGTCGACAGTCGTGGTGTCAAACGCGGCGGTTGGAGTGGCACCTGGTACCGGATTCGCTTTGCGAAGAACTCCGGGTACAAGTACTGGGTCTACAGTAAGGTCTTGAACTTCCCGAAGGTCACCTACAGTGACGCGAGCGGCAAGGCCACGTTGAATACCACCACTAACGCGCCCCTGTATAACCACGTCCTAAACTCGACCTACCTGTCCAAGACTACGGCCCACACTAGTGACTTTAGTGCGGGAACCACCGTCAAGGTCAATAAGAAGGGCTACAAGGCCACGGATGCTTCAACTTGGTATCGCGTGACCTTAGCCGGTAAAACTTACTGGGCCAACGAAAATAGCCTAAATTTCTAA